The following coding sequences are from one Mastomys coucha isolate ucsf_1 unplaced genomic scaffold, UCSF_Mcou_1 pScaffold9, whole genome shotgun sequence window:
- the LOC116084470 gene encoding granzyme B encodes MKLLLLLLTFSLAPRTKAGEIIGGHEAKPHSRPYMAYLQIMNRQSLSRCGGFLIREDFVLTAAHCSGSTINVTLGAHNIKEQEKTQQVIPVVKIIPHPDYNPKKISNDIMLLKLKSKAKRTSAVRPLNLPRRNVNVKPGDVCYVAGWGKMAPVGKYSNTLQEVELTVQKDQECESYLKGYYNNANQICAGDPKTKRASFKGDSGGPLVCKKAAAGIVSYGQRDGSTPRAFTKVSTFLSWIKKTMKRS; translated from the exons ATGAagctcctcttgctcctgctgaCCTTCTCTCTGGCCCCCAGAACAAAGGCAG GGGAGATCATCGGGGGACATGAAGCCAAGCCACACTCTCGACCCTACATGGCCTATCTTCAGATCATGAATCGTCAATCTTTGTCGAGGTGTGGGGGCTTCCTTATACGAGAGGACTTTGTGCTGACTGCTGCTCACTGTTCAGGAAG TACAATAAATGTCACTTTGGGGGCCCACAACATCAAAGAACAGGAGAAGACCCAGCAAGTCATCCCTGTGGTAAAAATCATTCCCCATCCAGACTATAATCCTAAGAAAATCTCCAACGACATCATGCTATTAAAG CTGAAGAGTAAGGCCAAGAGGACTAGTGCGGTGAGGCCTCTCAACCTGCCCAGGCGCAATGTCAATGTGAAGCCAGGAGATGTGTGCTATGTGGCTGGCTGGGGAAAGATGGCCCCAGTGGGCAAATACTCAAACACACTACAGGAGGTTGAGCTGACTgtacagaaggatcaggagtgtGAGTCCTACTTAAAAGGATATTACAACAATGCCAATCAGATATGTGCGGGGGACCCAAAGACCAAACGTGCTTCCTTTAAG GGGGATTCTGGAGGGCCTCTTGTGTGTAAAAAAGCGGCTGCAGGCATAGTTTCCTATGGACAGAGGGATGGTTCAACTCCACGTGCCTTCACCAAAGTCTCGACTTTCCTATCTTGGATaaagaaaactatgaaaagaAGCTAA